A segment of the bacterium genome:
GTTGGCGGCTGCCCGGCCTCGCCGCGCTGCCGGTGCTCGGTCCGTTCTTCGACCAGACGCTGATCGGCTACGCGGCGTTCGCCGCCGTGCCTCTGGTCGGCTGGGTCCTGGGCGGCACGCTGCCCGGACTGCGCCTGCGCATGGTGGGCGAGAATCCGTACGCGGCCGAGACGCAGGGGGTCGTCGTGGGGCGGGTGCGGGTGGCGGCGCTGGTGGTCTGCGGCATGCTCGCCGCCGCCGGCGGCGCGTATCTGTCGCTCGCCTACGCCAGGACCTTCGTCGAAGGCATGTCGGCGGGCCGCGGCTTCATCGCCCTCGCGATCGTCATCGTCGGCCGGCGCCATCCGATCGGCGTCATGCTGGCGGCGCTCTTCTTCGGCTTCGCCACCGCCCTGCAGTTCCACTTCCAGGCGATGGGCCTGGCGGTGCCGTTCCAGTTCTTCCTCATCCTGCCCTACGTGCTGACCCTGCTGGTCCTCGCCGGCGGCATCGGCCGCGCCACCGCGCCGGCGGCGCTCGGCCAGCCGTACGAGCGCGCCTGAGGTGGCGACGCCCCGGCGCCTGGGGTCAGAAGAAGCGGATGTCGAACGGCATCACGGCCCAGACGCGTTCGCGCAGCAGGAAGCGCAGGGAGGGCAGGATGTCGAAGAGGTCGGCGATGCCGGTCCGGCGCGGCAGGCGGAGGCCGAGCGAGAGGTCCCCGAGCCGTCGCGGGCGGGTGACGCGTTCGACCAGCACCGGCTGATCGACCGCCACGCCGATGGCGCGCTTGGCGGCGTCGAGCGCCTCCTCCAAACCGCCCAACTCGTCGACCAGACCGCGCGCCTGCGCCTGGCGGCCGGTCCACACGCGGCCCTGCGCCGCGGCCTCGGCCGCCTCGGGGCTCAGGCCGCGCGCCGCCGCGACCTTGCCGACGAAGTCGCGATAGAACGACTCCGCCTGGTGCTGGATCCGCTCGCGCCCGTCGTCGTCGAGGGCGACGTAGTCCGAGAACAGGGTGGCGTGGCGCCCCCGGGCGACGGTTTCCTTGTGCACGCCGAGGCGGTCGTACAAGCGGCGCAGTGTCGCCTTGCCGGCGACCACGCCGATCGAGCCGGTGATGGTGCCTGCCTCCGCCAGCAGCGGCCGGCCGGCGAGGGCGACGTAGTAGCCGCCGGACGCGGCGACGTCGCCGCAGGTGGCGATCACCGGCTTCGCCGCCCGCGTGCGCTCGACCTCGCGCCAGATCAGGTCGGACGCCAGCGCCGAGCCGCCGGGGCTGGCGATCCGCAGGACCAGGGCGGCGATGTCGTCGCGTTCGCGCACGCGCTTCAACACCGCGGCGATCGAGCGGACGCCGGCGGCGCCGCCGCCGGCGGGGCGGCTGACGCTCTCTCCGGGCTTGATCGTGCCGCCGATGTGCACCAACGCCACGGTGTGGCGGGCGCGGCGCAGCGCGTCGAGGCGGACGGCGCGGCCGCGGCGCGCGAGGTAGGGATCGCGTTCGATGACCGCCGCGCCGCCGCAGGCGTCGGCGAGTTGGCGCTCCGCTTCGTCGGCGTAGGCGGTGCCGTCGATCAGGCGGGCCGCCTGGGCCTCGGCGGCGACGTACGGCCCGCGCCCGAGGGCGTCGCGGACGAGCGCCGCATCGAGCGCCCGCCCGGCGGCGACGCCGTCGGCGATCTGGCCGAACAGGTCCTCGACCAGCGCCTCCAGCATCTCGCGGTGGGCCTCGGACATGCTCGTCCTGGTCACCATCTCACCGGCCGATTTGTAGCGGCCGACGTGCACGACCTCGGCGTCGATGCCGACCTTGTCGAGCGTGTCGCGCACGAACATGGCCTCGGAAGCCAGGCCGGTGACATCGAGCGTCGCGGCGGGCGCGCAGAGCACGCGATCGGCGGCGCTGGCGAGGTAGTATTCGCCCATGCCGGCGCGCTCGAGATGGACCCAGACGCGCTTCCCAGCGGCGCGCAGCCGCTCGATCGCGCGCCGCAGGCCCTGGATGCGCGCCCAGCTCGCGTGCAGGTCGTCGACGCGCAGCAGCACGCCCTGCAACTGCTGGTCGTCGCGCGCCCAGCGCAGCACGGTCAGAACCCCCAGGTAGTCCGTGGGGGGGCGGCGGAACAGGCCGAGGAAACGGGACTCACCCGTATCCTCGGCCAGCTCGCCGTCGAGGGAGAGGGTCAGGACGCCGTACGGCTTGCGCGGCGCCAGCCAGGAGCGGACGTGCAGGTATCCAATCGCCAGCCACCGCCGGAGGGATCGCCACATGCCCGGACCTTACGCCGCCGGCTCGGCGGCGGGCAATGCGTTCAGCTCGCCTTGGCGGTCTCGGCGACCGGCATCGGATCGAGGGCCGGCTTGCGGCTCGCCAGGGGGACGACCTTGCCGGCGCGCCGCAGCTCGTCCTGGCGCTCGCACCAGCGGAACAATCCGTTGCGCAGGTACTCGGGATTGATCCGCAGGATGTCGCAGACGTTCTCGAAGGAGAACGGCCACTGCCGGTCGGAAGACGCGATCCAGTCGTAGGCGTCGGTGTATAGCTCGCGCCCGTTCACATCGAGCGCGAAGCGATACTTCTGCACGCACTCGACCGCGTCCTGCAACATGGCGAACACCAGATGGTACTCGGGTCCCTGCGGCGCGGACTTGCGCAGGACCGCGAAGTACTGTGCCGGGAGCATGATGTCGGGTTCGAAGAGCCGTCCCTCACCAACCAGGTCGTCACGCATGCCCCCTCAGACGGGTGCTCGAGAGCGGCTATTCAAAAGCCAAAAGAAAAACGCGGAGGATGCCGATGCCGCCGAACCACCTGCAGGTGGTCGTCCCCTCCGCGCGCCGCCACGCCCCCCTCGCCTATGCCCTGAAACCCTTTCTTCCAGGCCACTTAGACCGAGAACGAGGCGCCGCAGCCGCAGGTCTTCTTGACGTTGGGATTGTGCAGCGTGAAGCCGGTCGCCATCAGACCGTCGGCGTAATCGAGCTCGGTGCCGTTGAGGTAGAGGAAGCTCTTGCGATCGACGATCATCTTGGCGCCGTCGCGTTCGAAGATCTTGTCGCCGTCGCGCGGCTCGTCGAGATCCATCTTGTACTGCAGGCCGGAACAGCCGCCGCCGACGACCTTGACGCGCAGCCCGCGCCGCGGCGCGTCGGTCACCAGGCTGAGAATCTTCATGACCGCATTGTCGGTGAGCGTGATGGCCATGATGTCTCCTTATGATGCCGCCCGCCGGCGGGCCACCCAGGCGGGCGACAGGGCGCGCAGGCGTTCGACCTCCTGCGCGACCCGCTCGATGGCGTAGTCGATGTCGGCCTCGGTGGTGAAACGGCCGACGCCGAAGCGGATCGAGGCGTGCGCCGCGTCGTCATCGAGCCCGATCGCGCGCAGCACCGGCGATGGCTCCAGCGTCGCCGAGGTGCAGGCGGACCCGGATGACACTGCCACGTCCGGCAACGCCGCCATCAGCGAATCGCCCTCGATGCCGGCAATGCCGAGATTGAGGTTGCCCGGCAGGCGCTCCTCCGGATGTCCGTTCAGCGTCAGTTCTTCCAGGCGGCTCGCCAGGCCGCG
Coding sequences within it:
- a CDS encoding ABC transporter permease, which produces MTADLLTALVASTITMAVPLLFAALGELIAERAGVLNIGLEGMLLSGAFVALVVALLSGSPALGAAGALAVGAGLGGGLGVFVARWNASQVVAGTALNLLAAGLTGVAYRAVFGVTGAALTIPGAPSWRLPGLAALPVLGPFFDQTLIGYAAFAAVPLVGWVLGGTLPGLRLRMVGENPYAAETQGVVVGRVRVAALVVCGMLAAAGGAYLSLAYARTFVEGMSAGRGFIALAIVIVGRRHPIGVMLAALFFGFATALQFHFQAMGLAVPFQFFLILPYVLTLLVLAGGIGRATAPAALGQPYERA
- the sppA gene encoding signal peptide peptidase SppA → MWRSLRRWLAIGYLHVRSWLAPRKPYGVLTLSLDGELAEDTGESRFLGLFRRPPTDYLGVLTVLRWARDDQQLQGVLLRVDDLHASWARIQGLRRAIERLRAAGKRVWVHLERAGMGEYYLASAADRVLCAPAATLDVTGLASEAMFVRDTLDKVGIDAEVVHVGRYKSAGEMVTRTSMSEAHREMLEALVEDLFGQIADGVAAGRALDAALVRDALGRGPYVAAEAQAARLIDGTAYADEAERQLADACGGAAVIERDPYLARRGRAVRLDALRRARHTVALVHIGGTIKPGESVSRPAGGGAAGVRSIAAVLKRVRERDDIAALVLRIASPGGSALASDLIWREVERTRAAKPVIATCGDVAASGGYYVALAGRPLLAEAGTITGSIGVVAGKATLRRLYDRLGVHKETVARGRHATLFSDYVALDDDGRERIQHQAESFYRDFVGKVAAARGLSPEAAEAAAQGRVWTGRQAQARGLVDELGGLEEALDAAKRAIGVAVDQPVLVERVTRPRRLGDLSLGLRLPRRTGIADLFDILPSLRFLLRERVWAVMPFDIRFF
- a CDS encoding iron-sulfur cluster assembly accessory protein translates to MAITLTDNAVMKILSLVTDAPRRGLRVKVVGGGCSGLQYKMDLDEPRDGDKIFERDGAKMIVDRKSFLYLNGTELDYADGLMATGFTLHNPNVKKTCGCGASFSV